Genomic DNA from Alkalihalobacterium alkalinitrilicum:
ACACTAATATAATGATCAATTGGAATATCAAGCATATGCTCAACCGTATCCATCGTCATTCCCACACCACCAAATGCATAAGCATGGTTGATTTTGTCTTCATTCCCACGACCAACAATAAGTGTACGCGTATCACGAGGAATACTTAACATTTTAACGGATTTCTCATTTGGATTAACCGTCATTACGATAATCGTGTCTGAACGACCTTTAATTTCCTCACCGCTAGAATCGACTCCTGTAATAAGGAAAGAAAGTGGTTCTCTTTGATGAAAGTCAACCAACCGTGTTTTTTCACGTTCAATGGGTTCATGCATTTCTGATGCAGTATCTTTTACCGTCTTATATAAGTAGAAACCGTAGCCAACAACTGATAAGACGATGATACTTATAATAATAGAAGCAATGATAATTATTTTCTTCATGGGATAGTGCCTCTTTCTATGGTTTTTTGACATTTTTTGATAGTCTAGCAGATTTATTATAGAAGGAATTAGACAATTCCGCAATCTGAATTTTCACACCGGTATCACACAAATTTTAGATTCATATATAAAAATTTACTAATCTCTTTTTTTACCTTCAAATCTCGACCGTATATGATATAATTCTCTATGTAATTTCTAGTTGAAATTGACAATTTTATAAGCTTCTTACTATTAGGGAGGACAAGATGGAAGAAACAATTAGCCTAAAAGAACTATTTACGACATTAAAGAAAAGAATAAAGTTACTCATTATTCTACCGTTGATTGCTGTCGTAGTTAGCGGATTAGTCAGTTATTTACTTTTAACACCGATTTATCAGTCATCGACACAAATCTTGATCAACCAGTCAAAGGTGGACATGCAAAACGTAACTCAAGCAGACTTAAGGACCAATATTGAATTAATTAATACGTATAACGTCATTATGAAAAGTCCAGTGATTTTAGAAAAGGTTATTGCTGAACTTGACTTAAATACATCGGTTGGTGCTTTGAATAGTATGGTAACTGTCGGCAGTGCGCAAAACTCTCAAGTCGTCGCGATTACCGTGCAGAACGAAGATCCAGCAATGGCGGCACAAATTGCGAATACGGTAGCAAGCGTGTTCCAACGCGAAATCGTCAATATTATGAATGTCGATAACGTCAGCATTTTATCTGTTGCCCAAATGGCTGATAACCCAAGTCCGATTAAACCAAACCCTACATTAAATATGGCGATTGCTTTTGTTGTTGGGTTAATGACGGCCGTTGGACTAGCCTTCTTACTTGAATACTTAGATACTACTGTAAAAACAGAACAAGATATCGAAAAATTACTCGGTTTACCTGTCATTGGAGTTGTTTCGCAAATGGAAGCAACGACAGCGAATAAGAAAAACCGACGAAATGCTTCTTAGAGGAGGTCTAGACGATGTCACGAAAAAAACATACAAAAGAATCGAATAAACGAAATTTAATTACCCATCATGAACCGAAGTCACCGATATCAGAACAATATCGTACGATCCGTACGAATATTGAATTTGCGTCCATTGATGAAAAAGTGAGTACGATCCTTGTAACATCGGCAGGCCCAATGGAAGGAAAATCAACAACAGCTTCGAACTTAGCCGTTGTCATGGCTCAACAAGGAAACAAAGTGTTACTGATTGACGCTGATTTACGGAAACCCACAGCACACTATACATTTGGCGTCGCTAATCTTGCAGGGTTAACGAGTATGTTAACAAAACAACATACGGCTGAAGAAGCGGTGCAAGTAACAGAAGTGAAAAATTTATATATTTTACCAAGCGGACCAACCCCACCCAATCCTGCAGAGCTTTTAAGTTCAAGAGGAATGTCTGTGTTATTGGAAAAATTAGCAACTGCCTTTGACGTTGTGATTTTAGATTCACCGCCATTACTAGCGGTAACAGATGCACAAATTCTCGCAAAACATGCTAACGGCACGATTTTAGTCGTAAGTAGTGGCAAGACAGATCAGGAGCAAGCTATAAAGGCAAAAGACCTATTAACAGCAGCGAAAGCGAAAGTTCTAGGCGTTGTCTTAAACGCAAAAGAGCTCAAAGAAGGTCAATACTACTATTATTATGGTAGATAAATGGTAATCTTGTAAAAGGGTGTACCTAAATGCCGTATTCTATGATAATATGGAAAAGGATTTACAAAAGAGGTGAGTAGAATGATTGATATTCATTGTCATATCTTGCCAAGTGTTGATGACGGGGCAGCCCATAAAGCGGAGAGTATTCAAATGATCGAGCAGGCAATCGAAGAAGGGATTACAACGATCATTGCCACTCCACACCATCTGAATGGACCATATATAAATGAAAAACAAAGCATTATTAAAGCTGTGGATCAGCTAAATGAAGAAATAAAAATAAACGGACTTAATATGAACATCTTACCAGGTCAAGAATGTCGAATTTATGGAGATCTAGTCAGCGATTATCATAAAGGCGACATTCTTCCGTTAGCAGATAGTAACAAATATGTATTTGTTGAATTTCCATCTAATCATGTCCCACGATACGCAAAGCAATTATTCTATGATATGCAGCTGGCGGGGTTAACACCGATTATTGTGCACCCAGAACGGAATAGTCAGATCACGGAAAAGCCAGATCTGTTGTATGACTTTGTGACTAGTGGAGTATTAACGCAAATTACAACATCTAGTTTGACAGGTCACTTCGGTAAAAAGATTAAAAGATTTACAGAAGATCTCATCGAACACAATTTGACACACTTTCTAGCATCGGACGCTCACAGTTTAGTAAAGCGTCCATTTCGAATGAGAGAAGCTTTAAGTGAACTTGAAAAAAACTTTGGAACTGAAGTCGTGTATCAGTTCCAAGAAAATGCCAATCTTGTAGTGAGCGGTCTTCATGTAGGTATGGACCCACCTGAGAGGATTCAAAAGAAAAAGTTCTTAGGGATATTTTGAATAGGGTGATGGATATGAAGAAATTTTCAGATTTCCCAAAAACGATAAATAAAACGGTTAGGTATATTCAGCAGGATGCGCCTTACGAAGACCTTGAGGCCATCCATCATCTAATTAAAACAGCAATAGATAGACGCAAGCAACAAGAAAACAGGACGAGCAAGGCGACCTGTTAGAGTATAATCTATTGGCAATGTCTCCTTGCCGTTATCGATGGAGGCACTCGACCATGCTGTGGGGTTCTGTATCTTGAACCCTTAGGTGCTAGTCGTCAAGGGTGTGGTGTGAGGAGAGGTTAAATGCCTCTTTATATTTAAATATAAAACAATTGTAATGAAACGTTTTCATTGCTTTTATATTGAGCCTTAAGCTATGGATCTTTTCACAAAAGGTGTATAGCTTAAGGCTTCATTTTTGGAAAATGATTTGGAAGGGGTAGGAAAATGTCTTATCAGAAACGGTTATTAGCATTAATGCTAGTAGACTCTATGATTGTCTTATCATGTATTTTCATTAGTTACTTTATATTACTACCAATAGGAACTACAATTTCAACGGTACTTATCATCAGTTCAGTGACATTATTACTAAGCCATCATGCATTTGCCTACTATTATAAGTTGTATAAAAAAGCATGGGAATATGCGAGTATTAATGAGTTGATTGGGATTGGAAAAGCGGTCACTTTTTCGATTATTGTAACGGGGGTTGTCCAATTCGTCCTAATTCAGGATGTTTATTTCCGTACGTTAGCGATTACTTGGATGATGCATATTTTATTTATTGGGGGTTCCCGTTTTTCATGGCGTATGTATCGCGATACGTACATTAAACCGAGTAAAGATAAGATGCGTACGCTTATTATCGGAGCGGGTTCAGCAGGGACAATGGTCGTGAGGCAGCTTCAGCATAATGAGGATGTCGAACTGAACCCCGTTGCTTTTATTGATGATGACGTTTCGAAGCATCATTTAGAAATTATGGGTCTCCCTGTATTAGGTGGCGTAGAGGTCATTGAAGCAGTCGTTCAAGAAAAGCAGATTGAACAAATTATTATTGCCATTCCTTCATTGAAAAAAGAGGAGCTCAACAATATTTTCAACGAATGTGCAAAAACAAAAGCAAAGACACAAATTATGCCAAAGATCGAAGACATTATGGTAGGGAAAGTGTCTGTGAACCAATTCCGAGATGTTGAGGTAGAGGACTTACTCGGTCGTGAACCCGTTGAATTAGATATCGCTGGTATTGAGAACTTTATTAAAGGACAAACCATCTTAGTGACAGGAGCAGGAGGTTCGATTGGATCTGAAGTTTGCCGACAGATTACTAACTTCGGGCCGAAAGAATTAATCCTATTAGGTCACGGTGAAAATAGTATTTATTCGGTTGAAATGGAATTAAGACGGAATTACCCTGACCTAAATCTAGATACAGAAATTGCAGATGTTCAAGATCGGGAAAAGATGTTTGTAATTATGAATAAACGAAAGCCACATGTTGTCTTCCATGCCGCTGCTCATAAGCATGTACCGTTAATGGAACGTAACCCAGAAGAAGCGGTGAAGAATAATGTGATCGGAACGAAAAATGTTGCCGAAGCGGCGAGTGATGCGGGAGTTAATACATTTGTTATGATTTCGACGGATAAAGCAGTGAATCCAACGAGTGTGATGGGCTCTACGAAACGGATTGCGGAAATGGTTATTCAACATATGGATATGGTTAGTGATACGAGGTTTGTAGCGGTTCGTTTTGGTAATGTATTAGGTAGTCGTGGGAGTGTCATTCCACTATTTAAAGAGCAAATTCAAAACGGTGGTCCAGTGACAGTAACTCATCCTGATATGGTACGTTACTTTATGACCATCCCAGAAGCTTCTCGACTTGTGTTACAAGCGGGTACCTTAGCTAAAGGTGGAGAAGTGTTTGTCCTGGATATGGGGGAGCCTGTTAAAATAGTAGATTTAGCAAGAAACCTTATTAAACTATCTGGATATACAGAAGCAGAAATTCCGATTGAGTTTACGGGTATGCGTCCTGGGGAGAAGATGTTTGAAGAGCTTCTTGGTGAAGATGAGGTACATGATGAACAGGTGTATCCGAAGATTTATCGCGGGAAGACGCCGATGGTGAATATTAATGTGGCCGAGCAGTTGATTGGGGAGTTTGAACAATTAACAAGTGAACAGCTGCGTGAGGAATTGTTGGATATTGCGAATTTTAGGAAGAAGAATTTGCAGGTAGTTGGATAGCTATTAGTTGGTTAGTTGGATAGTTGGACAGTTGGTTAGGGGATAGTGGTTAGTAGGTAGGAAAAGCGGAATGAGTTGATGAGTTGGAAGAGTTGGGACTCGTTTCGCTAGCTGAAACGTCGGGGGTTGGAAGAGAATAAAATTGGCTGGTTGGTTAGGAAAGACAAGACCAAAAATTAACATTTTTAGGTAAAAGAACAGCTTCTTGGAATAACTCAAAAGCCTAACCAACTAATAACTAACCAACTAACCAACCAAAAAACAGAAAGTTGGTCCTTCAAAATGACTTATAACGACACTAACAAGTTAATCGTTTGGCAAAAGTCACATCAATTAGTCCTCAACGTTTACAAAATAACCAAAGACTTTCCTAAAGATGAACAGTACGGATTAACATCGCAAATTAGACGAGCCGCCGTTTCTGTACCGAGCAACATTGTCGAGGGAAAAGCAAGAGGCTCAAACAAAGAATACAAACGATTTCTGCTAATCGCGAGAGGATCACTAGAAGAAGTGAAGTATCAAATGTTATTAGCAAAAGAGTTAAAATATATAAATATAGAAGACTATGAAGAATTGTCAAAAAGAGCAAACGAAATAGGGAAAATGTTGAATGGAATTATTAGAAGTTTGTAAATTAGTTGGACAGTTGGACAGTCGGATAGTTGGTTAGGAAATGATATAGCTTAAAGCATATTATGTTGTTTACTGAAGTAGTTTAGCAAGAAAATAGCTTCATTGAACAACCCAAAAACCTAACCAACTAAAACCTAACCAACTAACCAACCCAACCAGGAGGTTATTTAATTGAAAAAAGTCAAAAAAGCCATCATCCCTGCAGCTGGCCTTGGAACTCGTTTCCTTCCAGCGACAAAAGCAATGCCGAAAGAAATGCTACCGATTGTCGATAAACCGACGATTCAATATATTGTCGAAGAAGCAGTTAATTCTGGAATTGAAGATATTATTATTGTTACAGGTAAAGGGAAGCGTGCAATTGAGGATCATTTTGATCATGCGTTTGAGTTAGAGCAAAACTTATTCCAAAAGGGCAAAACTGATTTATTAGAAAAAGTTCAATATTCGTCGAATATGGTAGATATTCACTATATCCGTCAAAAAGAGCCACAAGGATTAGGACATGCTGTATGGTGTGCTCGTAAATTTATTGGGGATGAACCGTTTGCGGTATTACTAGGTGATGACATAGTTCAAGCGGAAAAGCCTTGCCTAAAACAACTGATGGAGCAGTATGAAGATACACTTTCATCTGTTATTGGTGTGCAGACAGTGCCTGATGAAGAAACACATCGTTATGGAATTGTAGATCCGATCAACAGTATTGGACGTAGATATTCGGTAAATCAGTTTGTTGAAAAACCAAAGCAAGGTACAGCTCCATCCAACTTAGCGATTATGGGACGCTATGTTTTAACCCCCGAAATTTTCATGTTTTTAGATCGGCAAGAAACAGGAGCTGGTGGGGAGATTCAGTTAACAGATGCGATCCAAAAGCTAAATGAAATCCAACGTGTGTTTGCTTATGATTTTGAAGGTAAGCGATATGATGTTGGGGAGAAGATGGGGTTTGTGAAAACTACATTAGAGTTTGCGATGCAGAATGGGGAGTTGAAGGGAGAGTTGCTTGGTTTTCTTGAGGAGATGTTGGAGAGGGAGAGAGTGAAATAAGTCGGACAGTTGGTTAGTGGGTTAGTTGGAAAGGGAAAGATAGTATAGATCTTTAAGCCTTCCAGCTTACCAACTGTAATATATTTTGACACCTTTAGAATTGCTGAATAAGACAATCTTGGAGGTGTCATGTATGTTTGTAAGTAATAGAGTTACTAAAATACTGTCAGTTATAAAATCATTAAGAACGAGTTCAATAGCAAAGGGTGGTAGGTTTCTTAGAACTGAGAATAAAGGTATTACACTAATTGAGCTACTTGTTATAATTACAATTTTAGGAATACTTGTAGCGATTGCGGTGCCTTCTGTTTTGGGTTTGATAGATAAATCTAGAGATGAAGTTTGTCGTGTGAATTTACTTCAGTTGGAAAAGGAGTATGAGACATATTTAGCTCTGGAGATTATTGATCACTCCAATGTAGTGTTTACACAATTTTTAGAAAGTTACGATGGTAAAATTTGTGGAGATGAGTGTAGTTTTGCTTATGTTGATGGAAAAGTTGTTTGTAGTGATGGGGCTGGTGACGATGATGGTAAGGAAGACGAAGGTGTTCCGTTTTTATGATTGTAAGTGATTAGGTTTTAGGGGATAGTGGGTAGAAAGACCTTAACCTAATTACTAATAACTAACCAACTAACTGCTAATTCGATTGAATAATAACGTGGAACTGACTATCGTAATCAGATAACAAGTTGGAAGCCTTGGAGCGTAAGGGTTTCGAGTGTTTTTAATAGTTTTTAAGGTTTGATTGAATGGTAGTTTAATAGGAAGAAACACGGTTGAGATTAGTTTAAAAATGAAAAACCTTCGTGATTGAATGTAGTTGATTGAATAGATATTACGAGGTGAGTATCAGAAGTGGATTAGGTTTGGTTGGTTAGTAGTTGGTTGGAAGAGGAGTTATAGTTCCAATTAAGTCCTAGCAAACTAAATAACTCTTAAATGCTTTGAATCAAAACATAATAAAGCGAGGGAAATTATAATGATTGATACTGAATTAAGAAATATTCCATTCTCTCCACCGGATATAAAAGAAGCGGAGATTGAAGAAGTTATAAAAGCAATGAAGTCTGGTTGGATTACAACTGGACCAAGAACTAAAGAGCTAGAAAAAAGAATAGCTAAATACGTTGGCACAAATAAAGCTGTTTGCTTGAATTCAGCAACTGCAGCTATGGAGCTTACCCTTCGGATTTTAGGTATTGGACCTGGCGATGAAGTCATTACTTCAGCATATACCTATACTGCATCTGCCTCAGTTATAGAACATGTTGGGGCGAAAATAGTTTTGGTTGATACTGCACCAGATTCTTTTGAAATGGATTACTCTAAATTAGCAGATGCAATATCTGAAAAGACTAAAGCCATAATTCCAGTTGATATTGCGGGAAAGATGTGTGACTACGATACTATCTTTGAAATAGTAGAAAGTAAGAAAGAACTATTCAAGCCAAATAACGAACTACAGGGGTTATTTAATAGAGTAATTGTTATGACGGATGCTGCTCATGCTTTTGGAGCAGAGAGACAAGGAATGAATTGTGGGCAAGTTGCGGATTTTACTTGCTTCTCTTTCCATGCTGTAAAGAACTTTACAACTGCTGAAGGTGGAGCTGTTGTATGGCGTAATGATGGTGGTTTAGATGATGAATGGCTTTATAAGCAGTTCATGCTATATAGCCTTCATGGTCAATCAAAAGATGCCCTTGCCAAAACTCAAAAAGGCTCATGGGAATATGATATTGTTTACCCTGCCTATAAATGTAATATGACAGATATTATGGCGAGTATTGGTTTAATACAATTAGATAGATATGACGGATTGCTAGAAAGACGGAGAGAAATTATCCAAATGTATGATAGAGAACTTTTACCATTAGGGATTCAGAGTCTTCAACATTACGGTGATGATTTTTCTTCTTCAGGGCATCTCTATTTATTGAGAATACCTGAAATCAGTGAAGGGAAGAGGAATGAAATTATCGTTAAAATGGCTGAAGCGGGTGTAGCGTGTAACGTACACTATAAGCCATTGCCTATGTTTACAGCATATAAAAATTTAGGGTTTGATATAAAGGAGTATCCTAATGCTTTTGAACAATATGTAAATGAAGTTACACTCCCACTTCACACTTTATTGAGTGATGAGGATGTGGAGTATATAATGAATTGTTTAAAAAAAGTTATAGGTTAGGTGGAAAGTTAATGCCTGAGATAAAAAGTTACCAAAATACAAAAAAAACAAAGTTATTTGATATAGAGATGATACTGGACCAAAAGAGAGGTCAACTATTGTTAAAGAGAATTTTTGATATATTGATCTCGTTTATAGGATTAGTGGCTTTGTGCCCATTGTTACTAATAATAGCAATTATTATAAAAATAGATTCTATGGGACCTATTTTTTTTAAGCAAGTACGTGTTGGGAAATGTGGAGAAGAATTTAAGATATATAAATTTCGTACTATGATATTAGATGCTGAAAACAAAGGCATGCAAATCACAGTTGGTAAAGATAAACGGATTACGAAATCAGGTCATATTTTACGAAAGACAAAATTAGATGAATTACCTCAGCTA
This window encodes:
- a CDS encoding YveK family protein, whose product is MEETISLKELFTTLKKRIKLLIILPLIAVVVSGLVSYLLLTPIYQSSTQILINQSKVDMQNVTQADLRTNIELINTYNVIMKSPVILEKVIAELDLNTSVGALNSMVTVGSAQNSQVVAITVQNEDPAMAAQIANTVASVFQREIVNIMNVDNVSILSVAQMADNPSPIKPNPTLNMAIAFVVGLMTAVGLAFLLEYLDTTVKTEQDIEKLLGLPVIGVVSQMEATTANKKNRRNAS
- a CDS encoding CpsD/CapB family tyrosine-protein kinase encodes the protein MSRKKHTKESNKRNLITHHEPKSPISEQYRTIRTNIEFASIDEKVSTILVTSAGPMEGKSTTASNLAVVMAQQGNKVLLIDADLRKPTAHYTFGVANLAGLTSMLTKQHTAEEAVQVTEVKNLYILPSGPTPPNPAELLSSRGMSVLLEKLATAFDVVILDSPPLLAVTDAQILAKHANGTILVVSSGKTDQEQAIKAKDLLTAAKAKVLGVVLNAKELKEGQYYYYYGR
- a CDS encoding tyrosine-protein phosphatase; protein product: MIDIHCHILPSVDDGAAHKAESIQMIEQAIEEGITTIIATPHHLNGPYINEKQSIIKAVDQLNEEIKINGLNMNILPGQECRIYGDLVSDYHKGDILPLADSNKYVFVEFPSNHVPRYAKQLFYDMQLAGLTPIIVHPERNSQITEKPDLLYDFVTSGVLTQITTSSLTGHFGKKIKRFTEDLIEHNLTHFLASDAHSLVKRPFRMREALSELEKNFGTEVVYQFQENANLVVSGLHVGMDPPERIQKKKFLGIF
- a CDS encoding polysaccharide biosynthesis protein encodes the protein MSYQKRLLALMLVDSMIVLSCIFISYFILLPIGTTISTVLIISSVTLLLSHHAFAYYYKLYKKAWEYASINELIGIGKAVTFSIIVTGVVQFVLIQDVYFRTLAITWMMHILFIGGSRFSWRMYRDTYIKPSKDKMRTLIIGAGSAGTMVVRQLQHNEDVELNPVAFIDDDVSKHHLEIMGLPVLGGVEVIEAVVQEKQIEQIIIAIPSLKKEELNNIFNECAKTKAKTQIMPKIEDIMVGKVSVNQFRDVEVEDLLGREPVELDIAGIENFIKGQTILVTGAGGSIGSEVCRQITNFGPKELILLGHGENSIYSVEMELRRNYPDLNLDTEIADVQDREKMFVIMNKRKPHVVFHAAAHKHVPLMERNPEEAVKNNVIGTKNVAEAASDAGVNTFVMISTDKAVNPTSVMGSTKRIAEMVIQHMDMVSDTRFVAVRFGNVLGSRGSVIPLFKEQIQNGGPVTVTHPDMVRYFMTIPEASRLVLQAGTLAKGGEVFVLDMGEPVKIVDLARNLIKLSGYTEAEIPIEFTGMRPGEKMFEELLGEDEVHDEQVYPKIYRGKTPMVNINVAEQLIGEFEQLTSEQLREELLDIANFRKKNLQVVG
- a CDS encoding four helix bundle protein, whose translation is MTYNDTNKLIVWQKSHQLVLNVYKITKDFPKDEQYGLTSQIRRAAVSVPSNIVEGKARGSNKEYKRFLLIARGSLEEVKYQMLLAKELKYINIEDYEELSKRANEIGKMLNGIIRSL
- the galU gene encoding UTP--glucose-1-phosphate uridylyltransferase GalU codes for the protein MKKVKKAIIPAAGLGTRFLPATKAMPKEMLPIVDKPTIQYIVEEAVNSGIEDIIIVTGKGKRAIEDHFDHAFELEQNLFQKGKTDLLEKVQYSSNMVDIHYIRQKEPQGLGHAVWCARKFIGDEPFAVLLGDDIVQAEKPCLKQLMEQYEDTLSSVIGVQTVPDEETHRYGIVDPINSIGRRYSVNQFVEKPKQGTAPSNLAIMGRYVLTPEIFMFLDRQETGAGGEIQLTDAIQKLNEIQRVFAYDFEGKRYDVGEKMGFVKTTLEFAMQNGELKGELLGFLEEMLERERVK
- a CDS encoding type II secretion system protein; this encodes MFVSNRVTKILSVIKSLRTSSIAKGGRFLRTENKGITLIELLVIITILGILVAIAVPSVLGLIDKSRDEVCRVNLLQLEKEYETYLALEIIDHSNVVFTQFLESYDGKICGDECSFAYVDGKVVCSDGAGDDDGKEDEGVPFL
- a CDS encoding DegT/DnrJ/EryC1/StrS family aminotransferase; translated protein: MIDTELRNIPFSPPDIKEAEIEEVIKAMKSGWITTGPRTKELEKRIAKYVGTNKAVCLNSATAAMELTLRILGIGPGDEVITSAYTYTASASVIEHVGAKIVLVDTAPDSFEMDYSKLADAISEKTKAIIPVDIAGKMCDYDTIFEIVESKKELFKPNNELQGLFNRVIVMTDAAHAFGAERQGMNCGQVADFTCFSFHAVKNFTTAEGGAVVWRNDGGLDDEWLYKQFMLYSLHGQSKDALAKTQKGSWEYDIVYPAYKCNMTDIMASIGLIQLDRYDGLLERRREIIQMYDRELLPLGIQSLQHYGDDFSSSGHLYLLRIPEISEGKRNEIIVKMAEAGVACNVHYKPLPMFTAYKNLGFDIKEYPNAFEQYVNEVTLPLHTLLSDEDVEYIMNCLKKVIG
- a CDS encoding sugar transferase, whose translation is MPEIKSYQNTKKTKLFDIEMILDQKRGQLLLKRIFDILISFIGLVALCPLLLIIAIIIKIDSMGPIFFKQVRVGKCGEEFKIYKFRTMILDAENKGMQITVGKDKRITKSGHILRKTKLDELPQLINVFKGDMSFVGPRPEVPKYVALYDNQQKNILRVRPGITDLASIEYRDENTLLAKSNDPEKTYIEEIMIKKIELNIEYLSKMSVLYDIKLILKTILVIMK